CTCGCGAAATTCGAGTAATTGACGATGCAGGAGAGCAGATAGGCATAATACCGCCTTTCGAAGCGCTCAAGATGGCCAGGGAGAAAGGGCTCGACCTGGTTGAGATTTCGCCTACAGCCCAGCCTCCGGTCTGCCGGATCATGGACTACGGCAAGTTCCTCTACCAGCAGGAAAAGAGAGACCGCGAAGCAAAGCGTAACCAGAAGCAGATTGTCGTCAAGGAAGTGAAGTTCCGCATCAACGTGGACGATCACGACTACGAGACGAAGAAGAATCACGTGCTTCGGTTCCTGGATGAAGGCGACAAGGTGAAAGCCACCATCTTCTTCCGCGGTCGTGAAATGACGCGCCAGGGCCTGGGACGCGAAATCCTCGAGCGCCTTATCAAGGACATCGGCGAAAAAGGCATCGTGGAATTCAGGC
This DNA window, taken from Clostridia bacterium, encodes the following:
- the infC gene encoding translation initiation factor IF-3, coding for MSPCYTFEACELLFYLTEDRIDKRFIRTNERIRAREIRVIDDAGEQIGIIPPFEALKMAREKGLDLVEISPTAQPPVCRIMDYGKFLYQQEKRDREAKRNQKQIVVKEVKFRINVDDHDYETKKNHVLRFLDEGDKVKATIFFRGREMTRQGLGREILERLIKDIGEKGIVEFRPRQEGNTMHLILAPPKTQK